The following coding sequences lie in one Populus trichocarpa isolate Nisqually-1 chromosome 14, P.trichocarpa_v4.1, whole genome shotgun sequence genomic window:
- the LOC7496988 gene encoding uncharacterized protein LOC7496988 produces the protein MYMAYGWPQVIPLEQGLCPSSQKHIIYFKVINRLFLVVSPSHLELWSSSQHKVRLGKYKRNAESLEREGENLLAVWRPDTKLIAILTSSFFLHIFKVQYSDKRIQIGGKQPSGLFLANVSLLLSEQVPFADKDLTVSNFVSDNKHLLLGLSDGSLYSISWKGEFYGAFELDPCSRDSSDASVSPHSLGNGVASGRAPTDSESNHNITRKTAIVQLELCLLTRLLFVLYSDGQLVSCSISKKGLKQVEYIKAEKKLGSGDAVCISVASDQQILAVGTRRGVVKLYDLAESASLIRTVSLCDWGYSVDDTGPVSCIAWTPDYSAFAVGWKLRGLTVWSVSGCRLMSTIRQIGLSSVSSPKVKPNQDRKYEPLMNGTSLMQWDEYGYRLYVIEEGSLERVIAFSFGKCCLSRGVSGMTYVCQVIYGEDRLLVVQSEDTDELKFLHLNLPVSYISQNWPVQHVAASKDGMHLAVAGLHGLILYDIRLKKWRVFGDITQEQKIQCKGLLWLGKIVVVCNYIDSSNTYELLFYPRYHLDQSSLLCRKPLLAKPMVMDVYQDHILVTYRPFDVHIFHVRLLGELTPSSTPDLQLSTVRELSIMTAKSHPAAMRFIPEQLQRELASNNHISSSDLMDREPARCLILRTNGELSLLDLDDGRERELTDSVELFWVTCGQSEEKTSLIEEVSWLDYGHRGMQVWYPSAGADPFMQEDFSQLDPELEFDREAYPLGLLPNAGVVVCVSQRMSFSACTEFPCFEPSSQAQTILHCLLRHLLQRDKKEEALRLAQLSAEKPHFSHCLEWLLFTVFDAEISRQNANKNQISVPLHAGNRSLLEKTCDLIRNFSEYFDVVVSVARKTDGRHWADLFSAAGRSTELFEECFQQRWYRTAACYILVIAKLEGPAVSQYCALRLLQATLDESLYELAGELVRFLLRSGKEYDQTPPDSDRLSPRFLGYFLFRSSYKKPSLDKSTSFKEQSAHVASVKNILESHASYLMSGKELSKLVAFVKGTQFDLVEYLQRERYGSARLENFASGLELIGQKLQMGTLQSRLDAEFLLAHMCSVKFKEWIVVLATLLRRTEVLFDLFQRDMRLWKAYSVTLQSHPAFSEYHDLLEGLEERLSSVADSQEK, from the exons ATGTATATGGCATATGGATGGCCGCAGGTTATACCTCTAGAACAAGGACTCTGTCCTTCTTCACAGAAGCATATCATTTATTTCAAAGTCATCAATCGTCTCTTCCTCGTTGTCTCTCCTTCTCACCTTGAGCTCTGGAGCTCCTCTCAG CATAAAGTGAGGTTAGGCAAGTACAAGAGGAATGCAGAGTCGTTGGAGAGAGAAGGCGAGAATTTACTAGCGGTGTGGAGACCTGATACCAAATTGATCGCCATTCtt ACATCATCTTTCTTTCTACATATATTCAAGGTTCAGTACTCTGATAAAAGAATACAAATAGGAGGGAAGCAACCTTCTGGTTTGTTTCTTGCTAATGTATCTCTTCTTCTTAGTGAGCAAGTGCCTTTTGCAGATAAGGACTTGACAGT gAGCAATTTTGTAAGTGATAACAAACATTTGCTACTAGGACTTTCCGATGGATCTTTATACAGTATCTCCTGGAAGGGGGAG TTCTATGGAGCTTTCGAACTTGATCCCTGTTCACGTGACAGCAGCGATGCCTCTGTTTCACCTCATTCTTTAGGTAACGGTGTTGCTTCTGGAAGGGCTCCAACAGATTCGGAATCTAATCATAATATCACCAGGAAGACCGCTATTGTGCAGCTGGAGCTTTGCTTGCTGACGAGGTTGCTGTTTGTCTTGTATTCTGATGGACAACTAGTATCATGCTCTATAAGCAAGAAAGGTTTAAAGCAAGTTGAATATATCAAAGCTGAAAAAAAGTTGGGTTCTGGTGACGCTGTATGCATTTCAGTAGCTTCAGATCAACAAATCCTTGCTGTTGGTACCAGAAGAGGGGTTGTTAAGTTATATGACCTAGCAGAATCTGCATCTCTCATTCGTACTGTGTCTTTGTGTGACTGGGG CTATTCAGTGGATGATACTGGTCCTGTCAGTTGTATCGCATGGACACCTGATTATTCTGCTTTTGCTGTTGGGTGGAAGCTAAGAGGTCTTACAGTCTGGTCTGTATCTGGCTGTCGTTTGATGTCAACAATTCGTCAAATTGGTTTAAGTTCTGTATCTTCTCCAAAGGTTAAGCCAAACCAAGATCGTAAATATGAACCATTGATGAATGGCACCTCATTGATGCAGTGGGATGAATATGGTTACAGGCTTTATGTGATTGAAGAAGGATCTCTGGAAAGAGTTATTGCATTTTCATTTGGAAAATGCTGCCTTTCCAGAGGAGTTTCAGGAATGACATATGTTTGTCAAGTTATTTATGGCGAAGATCGGTTGCTTGTTGTTCAGTCCGAAGATACTGAtgaactcaaatttttacatctAAACCTTCCA GTTTCCTATATCTCCCAAAACTGGCCAGTTCAACATGTTGCAGCTAGCAAGGATGGAATGCACTTAGCTGTTGCTGGCCTCCATGGATTGATCTTATATGATATACGGTTGAAAAAGTGGCGAGTGTTTGGAGATATTACTCAGGAACAAAAGATTCAGTGCAAAGGGTTGTTATGGCTGGGGAAGATTGTTGTTGTTTGCAACTACATTGATTCTTCTAACAC GTATGAATTACTTTTTTATCCAAGATACCATCTTGACCAGAGCTCCTTGCTTTGTCGAAAGCCATTGCTTGCTAAACCAATGGTGATGGATGTCTATCAAGACCATATACTTGTCACCTATCGCCCATTTGATGTCCACATATTCCATGTGAGACTGTTAGGTGAACTGACTCCTTCTAGCACTCCAGATTTGCAG CTTTCTACAGTACGAGAACTTTCTATCATGACTGCAAAGAGCCATCCCGCAGCTATGCGTTTCATCCCTGAACAGCTTCAAAGAGAGTTGGCCTCAAACAATCATATTTCATCTTCAGATTTGATGGACAGAGAGCCTGCAAG ATGTTTGATATTGAGAACAAATGGGGAACTTTCGCTTTTGGATTTGGATGATGGACGTGAGAGAGAGCTCACCGACTCTGTTGAATTATTTTGGGTTACATGTGGTCAATCAGAGGAGAAGACAAGTCTAATTGAGGAAGTCTCTTGGCTGGATTATGGCCATCGAGGCATGCAA GTTTGGTATCCATCTGCAGGTGCTGATCCTTTTATGCAGGAAGACTTTTCGCAG ttggatCCAGAGCTGGAATTTGATCGTGAAGCGTATCCTTTAGGGCTTCTTCCAAATGCCGGGGTTGTTGTTTGTGTCTCCCAGAGAATGTCCTTTTCAGCTTGCACTGAATTTCCATGTTTTGAGCCATCTTCTCAAGCTCAAACTATATTGCATTGCTTACTCAGACACCTTCTTCAG AGGGACAAAAAAGAGGAGGCTTTACGGTTAGCACAATTATCTGCAGAAAAGCCTCACTTTTCCCATTGCCTGGAGTGGCTTCTTTTTACTGTATTTGATGCAGAGATTTCAAG GCAAAATGCAAACAAGAACCAGATATCAGTCCCTCTACATGCTGGCAACCGCTCTCTTTTGGAGAAGACTTGTGATTTGATCAGAAATTTCTCCGAGTATTTTGATGTAGTTGTGAGTGTTGCAAGAAAAACTGATGGTCGACACTGGGCAGATTTATTTTCTGCTGCTGGAAGATCAACAGA GTTGTTTGAAGAATGCTTCCAACAGAGATGGTACCGCACTGCAGCTTGCTATATACTT GTGATTGCGAAACTTGAAGGTCCCGCAGTCAGCCAATACTGTGCTTTACGGTTATTGCAG GCAACACTCGATGAATCTTTATATGAGCTTGCTGGAGAACTG GTGCGCTTCCTGCTCAGGTCTGGAAAGGAATATGACCAGACACCACCTGATTCAGATAGACTATCTCCCagatttttgggttattttcttTTCCGTTCCAGTTACAAGAAGCCATCATTGGACAAGAG TACTTCCTTCAAAGAGCAAAGTGCTCATGTTGCTTCTGTGAAGAACATTTTAGAAAGCCATGCTAGTTATTTGATGTCAGGGAAAGAGCTTTCGAAGCTTGTGGCTTTTGTAAAAGGCACCCAGTTTGATTTAGTG GAATACCTTCAACGAGAAAGATACGGTAGTGCTCGCTTAGAGAATTTTGCATCAGGACTGGAACTAATTGGGCAGAAG CTTCAAATGGGTACATTGCAAAGCCGGTTGGATGCGGAGTTTCTATTGGCTCATATGTGTTCCGTCAAGTTCAAGGAATGGATAGTTGTTCTTGCCACACTCCTAAGACGGACTGAG GTTCTTTTTGATCTTTTCCAGCGTGATATGAGGTTGTGGAAAGCATATAGCGTCACCCTTCAG TCGCACCCTGCATTTTCCGAATACCATGATCTGCTTGAAGGCTTAGAAGAGAGACTTTCATCTGTCGCAGACTCGCAAGAGAAATGA
- the LOC7496989 gene encoding ferric reduction oxidase 2, with product MNMIWAGIRLLLMIVLLGYAMVWIMRPTKTFKEIWLPNIRKKLNSSTYFGTQGTGFLVFSFPILFVAVVGCVYLHFRKRSKDRKLESNGKKNRLVTLKKPMLVKGPLGIVSGTELAFLIMFVALLIWSFSVYLLNGFATITPQSAAKKGLKEWQAKLASASLSLGLLGNICLALLFLPVARGSSLLPLFGLPSEASIKYHIWLGHTVLVFFTAHGLGYITLWAVKNQISAMLEWARDDVSNVAGELSLLSGLVMWATTYPGIRRKMFELFFYTHYLYILFMVFFIFHVGISFACLMLPGFYLFLVDRFLRFLQSRQRVRLVSARILPCDTVELNFSKNPRLSYNPTSILFINVPSISGLQWHPFTITSNSNLEPEKLSVVIKSDGSWTRKLHQMLSSPSSIDRLEVSVEGPYGPASTHFIRHDQLVMVSGGSGIAPFISIIRELIFASTTYKCKTPEVLLVCAFKKSSELTMLDLLLPISGSPSDISKLQLKIEAFVTREKGPTTDSSKTPRAIWFNPHATDAPISAILGPKSWLWLGAIISSSFIIFLIIIGLITGYYIYPIDQNTEGGFPLAFRSFLNMLVICICIAMTASAAVLWNKKQNARDVKQIQNVEGPTPAGSPQSWVYRADRELESVPHQSLFQAINVHYGERPDLKKILFECKGSSVGVLASGPKMMRHGIANICSSGLADNLHFESISFTW from the exons ATGAATATGATCTGGGCAGGTATTAGGCTACTACTGATGATAGTGTTGCTGGGATATGCTATGGTGTGGATTATGAGGCCCACCAAAACATTCAAGGAAATATGGCTCCCTAATATCCGAAAGAAGCTTAATTCGTCTACTTATTTTGGAACGCAAG GCACGGGATTTTTGGTTTTCTCGTTTCCCATCCTCTTTGTTGCTGTTGTGGGCTGTGTTTATCTCCATTTCAGGAAGAGGTCTAAGGACAGAAAGCTAGAAAG CAATGGCAAAAAGAATCGTCTGGTCACGTTGAAAAAGCCGATGCTGGTAAAAGGCCCTCTAGGCATTGTTTCTGGCACAGAGCTAGCCTTCTTGATCATGTTCGTGGCCCTATTAATTTGGTCATTCTCAGTTTATTTACTTAATGGCTTTGCTACGATCACCCCACAATCAGCAGCAAAAAAGGGATTGAAAGA ATGGCAAGCTAAATTGGCCAGTGCATCTCTGAGTCTAGGGCTTCTGGGAAATATATGCCTTGCGCTTCTTTTCTTACCGGTGGCTCGAGGATCATCACTGCTGCCATTGTTCGGTCTTCCTTCTGAGGCTAGCATCAAGTACCACATATGGCTAGGTCACACGGTTCTGGTCTTCTTCACTGCTCATGGACTTGGTTACATCACATTATGGGCtgtcaaaaatcaaatttcagcG ATGCTAGAATGGGCTAGAGATGATGTATCCAATGTGGCTGGAGAGCTATCTTTGTTGTCTGGACTTGTCATGTGGGCAACAACCTACCCTGGCATCAGGCGGAAAATGTTCGAGCTCTTCTTTTACACCCATTACCTCTACATCCTCTTCATGGTTTTCTTTATATTCCATGTTGGTATCTCTTTTGCCTGCCTTATGCTACCTGGATTTTACCTCTTCTTGGTTGATCGTTTCTTGAGATTCTTACAATCACGACAAAGAGTTCGCCTAGTTTCAGCCCGGATTCTGCCGTGTGATACTGTAGAACTCAACTTCTCTAAGAATCCAA GGTTGAGTTATAATCCCACGAGCATTTTGTTTATCAATGTGCCTAGCATTTCTGGCCTGCAGTGGCATCCTTTTACCATCACTTCTAATAGCAACCTGGAGCCTGAAAAGTTGAGTGTTGTCATTAAGAGTGATGGAAGTTGGACCCGGAAGCTACACCAGATGCTTTCTTCACCTTCTTCAATTGATCGTCTTGAGGTCTCAGTTGAAGGACCATATGGACCTGCTTCAACACATTTTATAAG GCATGACCAACTAGTGATGGTAAGTGGAGGCAGTGGCATTGCCCCTTTCATTTCTATAATCCGAGAACTCATCTTTGCGAGCACAACATACAAATGCAAGACACCTGAAGTACTCCTAGTTTGCGCATTCAAGAAATCTTCAGAACTCACCATGCTAGACCTCCTGCTTCCAATATCTGGCAGCCCATCAGATATTTCCAAGCTGCAGTTAAAAATTGAGGCTTTTGTAACAAGAGAGAAAGGGCCGACAACGGATAGCTCGAAGACCCCTCGAGCCATATGGTTCAATCCCCACGCAACTGATGCACCTATATCTGCCATTTTAGGCCCCAAAAGCTGGCTCTGGCTCGGCGCTATCATATCATCTTCTTTCATCATTTTCCTCATTATAATTGGCCTTATTACTGGCTACTACATCTACCCAATCGATCAAAACACCGAGGGGGGTTTCCCATTGGCCTTTAGATCTTTTCTCAACATGTTAGTTATTTGCATATGCATAGCCATGACAGCAAGTGCAGCTGTTCTTTGgaacaagaaacaaaatgcGAGGGATGTTAAGCAGATTCAGAACGTGGAAGGGCCAACACCAGCCGGATCACCTCAGTCATGGGTGTACAGAGCTGACAGAGAATTGGAAAGTGTCCCTCATCAGTCTCTTTTCCAGGCTATTAATGTGCACTATGGTGAAAGGCCTGACCTAAAGA AAATCCTGTTTGAATGCAAAGGATCAAGTGTGGGGGTTCTTGCCAGTGGTCCAAAGATGATGAGACATGGGATTGCAAACATCTGTTCATCTGGTTTAGCAGATAATCTGCACTTCGAATCCATTAGCTTTACCTGGTGA
- the LOC7494102 gene encoding probable receptor-like protein kinase At5g24010, producing MEETNSHRIHTFSLLILTLSLFSTLSLSSFSPTDNHLISCGSTVDTTVDNRRFISDSNPNSPLLSSAKTIPLTNQSPSPYSIQIYNSARIFKKPSKYAFEIKEPGTHMVRLHFHAFVSSNLDLSDAQFHVLVNGYVALSNFSVGKVRDFVVKEYFIWADSDKIVINFVPAKKGNYGFVNAIEVISAPKDLIADVGFLVNGNKDEKFVGLTKQALETVHRINVGGPKVTPFNDTVWRTWIPDYEFLKSSNDLSKRMYFGGRIHYQIGGASREVGPDFVYKTARVITNTNGSVLNVNMTWEFPVDEGYKYLVRMHFCDIASISLGLIHFNVYVNGYLAYEDLDLSSITYTLASPFYVDFVVDDDSSGVLRVSVGPTNKTMAYGVDGILNGVEIMKMNNSMGSLGGKICAGMVLKSWPRGNIGVLVPFVAGLCLLLSLALVMHRRTVGMRNPVSWSKLPTEVPGVDLNHGNLHFSGKA from the coding sequence ATGGAGGAGACTAACTCACACAGAATCCatactttctctctcttgatTCTcaccctctctcttttctccacCCTCTCTCTTTCCAGCTTCTCTCCCACAGACAACCACCTCATTTCTTGTGGCTCCACCGTCGACACCACCGTCGACAACCGCCGTTTTATCTCCGATTCCAATCCGAACTCGCCACTTCTCTCCTCAGCAAAAACGATTCCGCTCACCAACCAAAGCCCATCTCCTTATTCTATCCAAATCTACAACTCCgcaagaattttcaaaaaaccttcaaaatatGCTTTTGAGATTAAGGAACCAGGGACTCATATGGTAAGGCTTCATTTTCACGCTTTTGTTTCTTCCAATTTGGACTTAAGCGATGCTCAATTTCACGTTTTGGTTAATGGATATGTTGCTTTGAGCAATTTCAGTGTAGGGAAAGTTAGGGACTTCGTAGTTAAGGAGTATTTTATATGGGCTGATTCTGATAAGATTGTGATTAATTTTGTGCCTGCAAAGAAGGGTAATTATGGTTTTGTTAATGCAATTGAAGTGATATCTGCACCTAAAGATTTGATTGCTGATGTGGGATTTCTTGTTAATGGTaataaagatgagaaatttGTGGGATTAACCAAGCAGGCACTCGAAACTGTGCATAGGATCAATGTTGGAGGTCCAAAGGTGACACCTTTTAATgatactgtatggagaacatGGATTCCTGATTATGAGTTTTTGAAATCAAGCAATGATTTGTCGAAACGGATGTACTTTGGTGGTCGTATTCATTACCAAATTGGAGGGGCTAGCAGGGAAGTAGGTCCTGATTTTGTGTACAAGACTGCTCGAGTGATTACTAACACTAATGGCTCAGTACTTAATGTTAATATGACATGGGAGTTTCCAGTGGATGAGGGTTATAAGTATCTTGTTAGGATGCATTTCTGTGATATTGCTAGCATATCGCTTGGTTTGATACATTTTAATGTCTATGTTAATGGGTACCTGGCATATGAAGATTTAGATCTTTCGTCTATTACATATACGCTGGCTTCTCCGTTTTATGTGgattttgttgttgatgatgatagcTCTGGGGTTTTGCGTGTTAGTGTTGGACCTACCAACAAGACCATGGCATATGGAGTTGATGGTATTTTGAATGGGGTGGAGATCATGAAGATGAATAATTCAATGGGGAGTCTTGGTGGAAAGATTTGTGCAGGCATGGTTTTGAAAAGTTGGCCTAGAGGAAACATTGGTGTTCTGGTTCCATTTGTTGCTGGTTTGTGTTTGTTGCTGAGTCTAGCTCTGGTTATGCATAGGAGAACAGTGGGAATGAGGAACCCTGTTTCCTGGTCCAAATTGCCTACAGAGGTCCCAGGAGTTGACTTAAATCATGGTAATCTACATTTTTCTGGTAAGGCGTGA
- the LOC7494103 gene encoding mechanosensitive ion channel protein 1, mitochondrial, whose translation MAGLRFSMLKKSFCNSINPTSQRQSLRFYNVNGSSLRSASAIINRDYYKDESKLAGNLSNIIAMRSDACVNSQCYKNKPMRGFLSTPSNVLLRSAVPFFSMNPGLSCRSFSWSSGGKVDKSGASEVSASSSGSDVDVSNSGGIGSDWIDKVKEAWQSAVHAVTYSEQKAKEISAELTPYVQQLLDSHPYLKNVVVPVGWTLTGTVVAWVVMPRLLRRFHKYSLQTPVALLSGGTSGEQISYEKSIWGALEDPLRYVITFMAFSQIAVMVAPTTIASQYIAQAWRGAVILSFVWFLHRWKTNVFNRVIASATVDREKLLTLDRVSSVGLFVIGVMALAEACGVAVQSILTVGGIGGVATAFAAKDVLGNVLSGLSMQFSKPFSLGDTIKAGAVEGQVVEMGLTTTSLLNAEKFPVLVPNALFSSQVIVNKSRAQWRAMVSKIPVTVDDVEKIPQISNDIKNMLKSNANIFLGKEAPYCYLSRIESSFAELTLGCNLKQMSKNELYSTEQDILLQSVRIIKEHGARLGITTTSQ comes from the exons ATGGCTGGACTTAGGTTTTCTATGCTAAAAAAGTCTTTCTGTAATTCCATCAACCCCACTTCACAACGTCAATCGCTTCGATTTTATAATGTTAATGGAAGTAGTCTAAGATCAGCATCTGCTATCATAAATCGAGATTATTACAAAGATGAATCAAAATTGGCTGGAAATCTGTCAAATATTATAGCTATGAGATCTGATGCTTGTGTCAATAGCCAATGTTATAAGAATAAACCCATGAGAGGATTTTTGTCAACTCCGTCAAATGTGTTGCTTCGAAGTGCTGTTCCTTTCTTTTCAATGAACCCCGGGTTGAGCTGTAGATCATTCTCTTGGTCTTCTGGTGGCAAAGTTGATAAATCTGGGGCTAGTGAAGTTTCAGCTTCTTCCAGTGGAAGTGATGTGGACGTTAGTAACAGTGGTGGTATTGGAAGTGACTGGATTGATAAGGTTAAAGAAGCTTGGCAAAGTGCAGTGCATGCAGTAACTTATTCTGAGCAAAAGGCTAAAGAGATCTCCGCTGAACTGACCCCTTATGTTCAGCAGTTGCTTGATTCGCATCCATATCTTAAAAATGTGGTTGTTCCAGTTGGTTGGACTTTGACTGGTACTGTTGTGGCTTGGGTGGTTATGCCTAGACTTTTGAGGCGATTTCACAAGTATTCTTTGCAAACTCCTGTTGCTTTACTATCTGGAGGCACATCTGGTGAACAAATTTCATATGAGAAGAGCATTTGGGGTGCTTTGGAAGATCCTTTAAGATATGTAATCACCTTTATGGCATTTTCACAAAT TGCTGTGATGGTGGCACCTACTACAATTGCTTCTCAGTATATAGCACAAGCATGGAGGGGTGCTGttattctttcttttgtatGGTTTCTGCATCGGTGGAAGACAAATGTGTTTAATCGTGTGATAGCTTCGGCAACAGTTGATCGGGAAAAGCTGTTAACTCTTGATAGAGTTTCTTCTGTTGGTCTTTTTGTTATTGGAGTGATGGCTTTAGCTGAGGCTTGTGGGGTTGCAGTGCAGTCTATACTGACTGTGGGTGGCATTGGAG GAGTTGCTACTGCTTTTGCTGCCAAAGACGTCCTTGGGAATGTGCTCAGCGGGTTGTCTATGCAATTTTCAAAGCCCTTTTCACTTGGAGATACAATAAAG GCTGGAGCTGTAGAAGGTCAAGTGGTCGAAATGGGACTTACCACCACTTCATTATTGAATGCTGAGAAATTCCCCGTCTTAGTTCCAAATGCATTGTTTTCTAGTCAG GTAATTGTGAACAAGTCTCGTGCCCAATGGCGTGCGATGGTCTCCAAAATTCCTGTGACAGTTGATGATGTGGAGAAGATACCCCAGATATCAAATGACATCAAGAACATGCTAAAATCTAACGCAAACATTTTCTTGGGAAAGGAGGCTCCTTACTGTTACTTGTCTAGAATAGAAAGTTCATTTGCAGAATTGACTCTTGGGTGCAATCTCAAACAAATG AGCAAAAATGAATTATACTCCACGGAGCAAGACATTCTTCTGCAGTCAGTCAGGATAATAAAGGAGCATGGTGCTAGATTAGGCATCACTACTACCAGTCAGTGA